A part of Thermococcus sp. SY098 genomic DNA contains:
- the metG gene encoding methionine--tRNA ligase, whose amino-acid sequence MTRYMVTSALPYANGPIHAGHLAGAYLPADIFVRYLRLKGEDVIYICGTDEHGTPITFRALKEGKSPREIVDYYYEHIKTTFERAKISFDYFGRTELPVHYKVSQDFFLRALKNGHLVKKVTKQAYCEHDKMFLPDRYVIGTCPYCGAEEQRGDQCEVCGRPLTPEILINPRCNICGNPITFKDSAHYYIKMQDFQEKLRKWIEGNGHWKPNVRNTVLGWIKEGLEERAITRDLDWGIPVPLETEDMKGKVLYVWFEAPIGYISITIEYFKRIGKEEEWKKYWLANYDGEETRIIHFIGKDNIPFHAIFWPAFLMSYGKFKDKNGEFKWLLPYDIPANEYLNLEGKKFSTSRNWAIWVHEFLDEFPADYLRYYLTAIMPETRDSDFNFKDFKAKINEELVNILGNFVHRALTFVNRYFDGKVPERGEPDELDRQAFEEIEKAFEEVGELIAKYRFKDALKRAMALAAFGNRYFDYQQPWKTAKTDKLRTATTVNVSLQIVKALGIIIEPFLPDAGEKIWHLLNLDELKKWKFTEIPAGHKVRKAEILFRKVTDEDIILFIVKHIARGNPESAKLLLEKYYKMEDVVRVTLENFGEKRREEAMAILKSIYGKKLEKKERMGGGKMEYIKFDDFAKLELRIGKVVEVKDHPNADKLYVLKVDLGEEVRQLVAGLKKYYSKEELLNRYVVVIANLEPKKLRGVESQGMLLAADDGENVALLMPDKEVKLGARVR is encoded by the coding sequence ATGACAAGGTATATGGTAACATCGGCCCTGCCTTACGCTAATGGCCCCATCCATGCAGGACATTTAGCTGGAGCATATCTGCCGGCTGATATTTTTGTCCGATATCTCAGATTGAAGGGAGAAGATGTTATTTACATATGTGGGACTGATGAGCATGGAACACCGATAACATTCAGGGCATTGAAAGAAGGCAAGAGCCCAAGGGAAATTGTCGACTACTACTATGAACATATAAAGACCACTTTTGAAAGAGCTAAGATAAGCTTTGATTATTTCGGAAGAACAGAGCTGCCAGTTCACTATAAGGTCAGTCAGGATTTCTTCCTAAGAGCCCTTAAGAACGGACACCTTGTAAAGAAGGTAACAAAGCAGGCTTACTGTGAGCACGATAAGATGTTTCTTCCGGACAGATATGTAATCGGAACCTGTCCCTACTGTGGAGCTGAGGAGCAGAGAGGAGACCAGTGTGAAGTTTGCGGTAGACCCCTTACCCCTGAAATTTTGATAAACCCAAGATGCAATATATGTGGAAATCCCATAACCTTCAAAGATTCTGCTCATTATTATATTAAAATGCAGGACTTCCAGGAAAAGCTTAGAAAGTGGATTGAGGGTAACGGACACTGGAAGCCCAATGTTAGAAACACCGTTCTTGGATGGATAAAAGAGGGACTTGAAGAGAGGGCTATAACCCGGGATTTAGACTGGGGAATTCCAGTGCCACTTGAAACTGAAGACATGAAAGGCAAGGTCCTCTATGTCTGGTTTGAGGCACCAATAGGATACATATCAATAACGATTGAATACTTCAAGCGCATAGGTAAGGAAGAAGAATGGAAAAAGTACTGGCTGGCAAACTATGATGGAGAAGAGACAAGAATAATTCACTTCATTGGAAAGGATAACATACCATTCCACGCAATTTTCTGGCCAGCTTTCTTAATGAGTTATGGGAAGTTTAAAGATAAAAATGGAGAATTTAAGTGGCTGTTGCCCTATGACATTCCGGCCAATGAATATCTCAACTTAGAAGGCAAGAAGTTCTCAACCAGCAGAAACTGGGCTATTTGGGTTCACGAATTCTTGGATGAATTCCCCGCTGACTATCTCCGCTATTATCTAACAGCAATAATGCCCGAAACAAGGGATTCCGATTTTAATTTCAAGGACTTCAAAGCCAAGATAAACGAGGAGCTGGTCAACATACTTGGAAACTTTGTCCATAGAGCTCTAACCTTCGTTAACAGATATTTCGATGGAAAAGTCCCTGAGAGGGGAGAACCTGATGAATTGGATAGACAAGCGTTTGAGGAAATTGAGAAAGCCTTTGAGGAAGTTGGGGAGCTAATAGCAAAATACCGCTTCAAAGACGCACTGAAAAGAGCAATGGCGCTTGCTGCCTTTGGAAATCGCTACTTCGATTACCAGCAACCCTGGAAGACCGCAAAGACTGATAAGCTGAGAACGGCAACGACAGTTAATGTTTCGCTCCAGATCGTCAAAGCTCTGGGAATCATAATTGAACCCTTCCTCCCAGATGCAGGCGAAAAAATATGGCACCTCTTAAATCTTGACGAGCTTAAAAAGTGGAAGTTCACCGAAATTCCGGCAGGACATAAGGTCAGAAAAGCTGAGATACTCTTCAGGAAGGTCACTGATGAGGACATCATACTATTTATAGTCAAGCACATCGCCAGGGGAAATCCGGAGAGTGCAAAGCTTCTCCTTGAAAAATACTACAAGATGGAGGATGTTGTAAGGGTAACCCTTGAGAACTTTGGAGAGAAGAGAAGGGAAGAGGCAATGGCAATACTTAAGAGCATCTATGGAAAAAAACTTGAGAAGAAAGAAAGAATGGGGGGCGGAAAGATGGAATATATAAAGTTCGATGATTTTGCTAAGCTTGAGTTAAGGATTGGGAAGGTTGTTGAGGTCAAAGACCATCCAAACGCGGACAAGCTCTATGTCCTTAAAGTTGACCTTGGCGAAGAGGTTAGACAGCTTGTTGCTGGGCTTAAGAAGTACTACAGCAAAGAGGAGCTGCTCAATAGATATGTTGTCGTCATTGCAAATCTCGAGCCGAAGAAACTCCGTGGCGTAGAAAGTCAGGGAATGCTCCTCGCGGCAGATGACGGTGAGAACGTGGCTCTACTCATGCCAGATAAAGAAGTAAAATTGGGAGCAAGAGTTCGTTAA
- a CDS encoding 6-carboxytetrahydropterin synthase, with product MKARIRERFKFDAAHAVVINGEPEEIHGHTFRLEVVVEGELRKGYIIDFLELRKIVEGVIANLRHKNLNKFFENPTTENIALWIAQKVEKKLPPTIKLQKIILWEGDENGVEFEF from the coding sequence ATGAAAGCTCGGATAAGAGAAAGATTCAAATTTGATGCAGCTCATGCTGTTGTTATTAATGGAGAGCCAGAGGAGATTCACGGTCACACTTTCAGGCTTGAAGTGGTTGTAGAGGGGGAGCTCAGAAAAGGGTATATAATTGATTTCCTGGAGCTCAGAAAGATTGTTGAGGGTGTCATAGCTAATTTGAGGCATAAAAACCTCAATAAGTTTTTTGAGAATCCCACAACTGAAAACATAGCACTGTGGATTGCCCAGAAGGTTGAGAAAAAATTGCCTCCAACCATTAAGCTCCAGAAAATTATACTTTGGGAAGGAGATGAAAACGGAGTTGAGTTTGAATTTTAA
- a CDS encoding MFS transporter has translation MTGLGKNFWLFAVGRFVSQIGWAVHEVALPLYILDKTKSGSMMSIFVLADILPSLVFMPFAGVVGDRYNRKALMVGFDLLRGVLLFGVVFLNLLEIYQLLILQIVLAIMSTFFGASTSAMFPDLVESDKLERANSIVSSFSIVARLIGPALGGLIYAVGGIKLAFTINALSFFGSGLFEIFIRYEWKTREIESFGEIIADIREGLSFLRSSRYLMVLISFALFMNALGQPFGSVLEPYVYRVILKLSSQQFGVLQSALMVGMLLGNILVAARLGRRAGRLFFKSLFFNGAVMFAFIILISPPAKLSTGIIFISLLAINLLWGFSSAIISTPLQAKIQRAVPSELRGRVFSALGMLVNISTPLGLMVIGPLLDIYPAWKVAFGIWCLMFLVVLIYYIRFRDALVND, from the coding sequence ATGACAGGGTTAGGAAAAAACTTCTGGCTCTTCGCAGTTGGAAGATTTGTGTCTCAGATAGGATGGGCAGTTCACGAAGTTGCTCTCCCCCTGTATATTCTTGACAAAACCAAAAGCGGAAGTATGATGAGCATTTTTGTTCTGGCTGATATCCTACCCTCTCTGGTATTTATGCCTTTTGCTGGTGTTGTGGGAGATAGATACAACAGAAAAGCCCTGATGGTTGGTTTTGATTTGCTTAGGGGAGTCCTCCTTTTTGGAGTTGTTTTTCTCAACCTCCTTGAGATATATCAGCTCCTCATCCTGCAGATTGTTCTTGCAATAATGAGCACATTTTTTGGAGCCTCTACAAGTGCCATGTTTCCCGATCTGGTTGAATCTGACAAACTTGAGCGTGCAAACTCGATAGTTAGTTCTTTTTCAATAGTTGCCCGCCTCATTGGGCCCGCCCTCGGTGGGTTGATATATGCAGTTGGGGGAATAAAGCTTGCATTTACGATAAATGCTCTCAGCTTTTTTGGTTCAGGTCTCTTTGAAATCTTCATACGGTATGAATGGAAGACAAGGGAAATAGAGAGTTTCGGTGAAATCATAGCAGATATCAGGGAGGGGCTTTCATTTCTAAGATCAAGCCGATACCTTATGGTTTTGATAAGCTTCGCCCTGTTTATGAATGCCTTGGGTCAGCCATTTGGCTCTGTACTGGAACCGTATGTTTACAGGGTGATATTAAAGCTGTCAAGTCAGCAGTTTGGAGTTCTCCAGTCTGCACTCATGGTCGGCATGCTTTTGGGCAACATCTTAGTTGCAGCAAGGCTTGGAAGAAGAGCTGGGAGATTGTTCTTTAAATCTCTCTTTTTCAATGGTGCTGTAATGTTTGCCTTCATCATTCTAATTTCCCCTCCTGCAAAGCTCTCCACAGGTATTATCTTCATATCCCTGCTTGCAATAAATCTTCTCTGGGGCTTCAGCAGTGCAATAATCAGCACCCCCCTGCAGGCAAAGATCCAGAGGGCAGTGCCAAGTGAACTCAGGGGGAGAGTATTTTCTGCTCTTGGGATGTTGGTGAATATCTCGACTCCCTTGGGTTTAATGGTCATCGGACCCCTGCTTGACATCTATCCGGCATGGAAGGTTGCCTTTGGAATCTGGTGCCTAATGTTTTTGGTGGTGCTCATCTATTATATTAGGTTTAGAGATGCACTGGTGAACGATTAA
- a CDS encoding AEC family transporter, which yields MKVPEMLILIAFGHLIGKRVSLAKVGRFASKYLLAFLIFGNIASKSLDYLLSIKIVFIYAVLVTIICLLSSYLYGHVFIKDHKWRGALIILSVYPNLSALGFPIVSLFVNDITPAVIYASITSMTVVPIVTFVASHFSNHSSTLKESLKASVLFPPSIATVLGVTAVVLNIKIPFLNVIKRIGWLTIPLLLIYFGSRITLKRFTLKSFAEVLVFRSLIPAVFVVTILHGYSDEVFYSVLVESVMPPAISANAILAYYNLKAEEAVSATFAHTILTLAVFIVLSILR from the coding sequence ATGAAAGTCCCAGAAATGCTAATCCTGATTGCCTTTGGTCATCTCATTGGAAAGAGGGTTAGTCTTGCTAAAGTTGGACGGTTTGCCAGTAAATATCTGCTCGCGTTTTTGATATTCGGGAACATAGCGAGCAAGTCTCTGGACTATCTTCTCAGCATAAAGATTGTGTTCATATATGCGGTTCTTGTGACCATTATATGCCTGCTTTCATCGTATCTTTATGGACATGTTTTTATCAAAGATCACAAGTGGAGAGGGGCGCTTATTATTCTCTCCGTGTATCCGAATTTATCAGCTCTGGGCTTCCCCATAGTGAGCCTTTTTGTAAATGACATAACACCGGCTGTAATTTATGCCTCGATAACATCAATGACCGTTGTGCCGATTGTAACATTTGTAGCATCTCATTTCTCAAACCATTCTTCCACCTTAAAAGAGAGTCTGAAAGCTTCGGTGCTCTTTCCTCCATCAATAGCAACAGTGCTGGGAGTTACAGCAGTTGTGCTCAACATTAAGATACCCTTTTTGAACGTCATAAAAAGAATTGGCTGGCTCACAATTCCCCTTCTCCTAATTTATTTCGGCTCCAGAATAACGTTGAAGAGATTTACCTTGAAAAGTTTTGCTGAAGTTTTGGTCTTTCGCTCATTAATACCGGCAGTTTTTGTTGTGACGATACTTCACGGTTATAGTGATGAGGTTTTCTACTCCGTTTTAGTTGAATCAGTAATGCCCCCAGCTATATCTGCAAATGCGATTCTTGCGTATTACAACTTAAAAGCCGAAGAGGCCGTGAGTGCGACCTTTGCTCATACCATCTTGACTTTGGCAGTATTTATTGTGTTGAGTATTTTAAGATAA